A DNA window from Paenibacillus andongensis contains the following coding sequences:
- a CDS encoding ABC transporter substrate-binding protein: MAYTKKLAKLSLASLFVMGTVLTACGTKDASPTPGTSATPQASASATSSNGIDTSKEVKLKMVLLGSKPKAFDEVYGEVNKIMKEKINATLDVSFLDWGEYQQKYPLMFAANEDFDLVFSATWSYYAQQATKNGYMELTEDMIKKFAPKTWAEEPKVAWEQAKINGKIYMIPQNNFEYSYHMVGIRGDLRQKYNLPELKTYDDYVTYLKTVAEKEKDFKPSIGVSEFNAIELVQPNEWNFVVPQLPVAYKVTDGSGKLFNYVDTPEFADFAKKMNDTQKTGAWSRDAIANKVDKTQAFKDGKLASVEWNLGTLLRAKSEMLTTHPDWKVELYDLSPDKKRLSNPFINNGMSIHAGSKNYERGLMAIDLLRYDPEIHDLTNYGIKGKHYEPVGNDQFKPLPASADFPPSGTDPWGWNSLHERLDSTVAAETQKFTENWKKTVTVNHPLETFTFDDTKVKNEVAAVSNVMETYGKPLFYGLVDPTDDKHGLKVFNDKLKQAGIEKVVAEMQNQANPVIAKK; encoded by the coding sequence ATGGCATACACCAAGAAATTAGCAAAGCTCAGTCTAGCATCACTTTTCGTGATGGGTACTGTATTGACAGCTTGCGGCACGAAGGATGCATCACCGACACCTGGTACGTCTGCGACACCTCAAGCAAGCGCTTCCGCAACTTCTAGCAATGGTATTGATACAAGTAAAGAAGTAAAGCTGAAAATGGTTCTGCTTGGTTCCAAGCCAAAAGCTTTTGATGAGGTTTATGGTGAAGTTAATAAAATCATGAAGGAAAAGATTAATGCGACGCTTGATGTTAGCTTCTTAGATTGGGGCGAGTATCAACAGAAATATCCGCTTATGTTCGCAGCTAACGAGGATTTCGATCTCGTATTCTCCGCTACATGGTCCTACTATGCACAGCAAGCTACGAAAAACGGCTATATGGAATTGACAGAAGATATGATTAAGAAGTTTGCTCCGAAAACATGGGCGGAAGAGCCAAAAGTAGCATGGGAGCAAGCGAAAATCAACGGTAAAATTTATATGATTCCACAAAACAATTTCGAGTACAGTTACCATATGGTCGGTATCCGCGGAGACTTGCGTCAAAAATACAATTTGCCGGAACTGAAGACGTATGATGACTATGTGACATATTTGAAAACGGTTGCGGAGAAAGAGAAGGATTTTAAACCAAGTATCGGTGTTAGTGAGTTTAATGCCATTGAATTGGTTCAACCGAATGAATGGAACTTCGTTGTGCCTCAACTGCCGGTCGCTTATAAAGTAACGGATGGTTCCGGTAAATTATTTAACTATGTAGATACACCTGAGTTCGCCGATTTTGCTAAGAAAATGAATGATACCCAAAAAACAGGTGCTTGGTCCCGAGATGCCATTGCCAATAAAGTTGACAAAACACAAGCGTTCAAAGACGGTAAACTAGCTTCCGTGGAATGGAATTTAGGAACATTATTGCGTGCAAAATCCGAAATGCTAACCACACATCCCGATTGGAAAGTAGAGCTGTATGATCTGAGTCCAGACAAAAAGCGTCTCTCCAATCCGTTCATCAATAATGGGATGTCCATCCATGCTGGTTCGAAAAACTACGAGCGTGGTTTAATGGCGATTGATTTACTCCGTTATGATCCTGAAATTCATGACCTAACGAATTATGGGATTAAAGGCAAACACTACGAGCCTGTAGGTAACGATCAGTTCAAACCCCTTCCTGCCTCTGCTGATTTCCCTCCATCCGGTACGGATCCATGGGGTTGGAATTCCTTGCATGAACGGTTGGATTCCACAGTAGCTGCTGAAACACAAAAATTCACAGAAAACTGGAAAAAGACAGTGACTGTCAACCATCCGTTAGAGACATTTACGTTTGATGATACCAAAGTGAAAAATGAAGTTGCCGCTGTAAGCAACGTGATGGAGACTTACGGTAAACCGCTCTTCTATGGTTTGGTTGATCCTACCGATGATAAGCATGGTCTGAAAGTTTTTAATGATAAGCTGAAGCAAGCAGGCATTGAGAAAGTTGTTGCTGAAATGCAGAATCAAGCTAATCCGGTGATTGCGAAAAAATAA
- a CDS encoding stalk domain-containing protein, which produces MKMNKPWMITATCIVVTSLMTGSAFAKSENGNNADKADSSKPAVELNVKVNVDKDATVTSDTYVGNQGKNGYHGLLHALENVKDKPAGAVIADLLLTNYGAHISDELKAELDAIKDRDAALSAVADVLDEQGSVTDAVYVQKEAVKVNIKNLNSYKKLGKLYEKLGKKGVLLYVNGEEPTLEVNPFIKDGSTLVPFRAISESLKAEVTWNAEERSVTVTRGGITVKLFIDSTKATVDGKEVTLEVPAAIVEGNTVVPVRFISEALKATVKWEEETKSVVIYEDK; this is translated from the coding sequence ATGAAAATGAACAAGCCCTGGATGATCACAGCTACATGTATTGTTGTAACTAGCCTTATGACAGGATCTGCCTTTGCAAAATCCGAAAATGGCAACAATGCTGATAAAGCGGATTCGTCTAAACCAGCAGTAGAACTGAATGTGAAAGTTAATGTAGATAAGGATGCAACCGTAACTTCCGATACATATGTTGGTAACCAAGGCAAGAACGGTTATCATGGCCTTCTTCATGCACTTGAGAATGTAAAAGATAAGCCGGCCGGAGCTGTTATTGCCGATCTTCTTTTGACGAACTACGGTGCTCACATTAGCGACGAATTAAAGGCTGAGCTTGATGCGATTAAAGACCGAGATGCTGCACTTTCTGCTGTTGCTGATGTTTTGGACGAGCAGGGAAGTGTAACCGATGCGGTTTATGTTCAAAAAGAAGCCGTAAAAGTTAACATAAAGAACTTGAATTCCTACAAGAAACTGGGCAAACTTTATGAAAAACTAGGAAAAAAAGGCGTGCTTTTGTATGTGAATGGTGAGGAGCCTACTTTGGAAGTGAACCCTTTCATTAAAGACGGCAGCACATTGGTACCATTCCGTGCGATTTCTGAGTCGCTAAAAGCTGAAGTAACATGGAACGCGGAAGAGCGTTCAGTAACAGTTACTCGTGGCGGAATTACAGTGAAGCTCTTTATCGATAGCACGAAAGCTACTGTAGACGGTAAAGAAGTAACACTGGAAGTTCCAGCGGCCATCGTTGAAGGCAACACGGTTGTACCGGTTCGTTTCATTAGCGAAGCTCTAAAAGCAACGGTTAAATGGGAAGAAGAAACGAAGTCCGTCGTGATTTACGAAGATAAATAA
- a CDS encoding response regulator — translation MKLLFAEDEKFTREGIRKSIAWGELGITELVEAVDGLEAVAIAEQFQPDIVLTDIRMPRMDGIELATHLRRKYPLCKIVFMSGYADKDYLKAAISLKAVSYVEKPIDIEELEEALRSAIAICLEEQRHLANDAVARDNKSYIKQEAALQLIRGGFDEKLLVKRLMAVGFEASLQAPAVTIMAKLITPQPSKEIISSTLESAMTTFENPYLYALKDDNHVILHLFSSGIEPLGSSGLHHVCYELSSALKKEFHSFSIAAGKIVPTVKRLQESYTSAVLRLQESFFHKPCSVILHDNYGSEMHSDHYQVPAELVNRFQEALIEENFEDISRMLSTVTTDIHQHPGTLIVSVKELYYRFALEMDKFARSRNVILFDVSEESNVPWKLILECHFLDDIHQVITQKLDELKQAFRERGNGSMSSASSRIIRYIHQHFAEDNLSVQDVSDHMQMTASHLISIFKEATGKTIKQYVTEYRMEKAKDLLRNNRLKVLDVASQVGFKDGEHFAKIFRKSTGMTPSEYRERCQL, via the coding sequence ATGAAACTTCTTTTCGCAGAGGATGAAAAATTCACGAGAGAAGGTATTCGTAAATCGATTGCATGGGGAGAACTCGGGATTACCGAGCTTGTCGAAGCGGTCGATGGACTAGAAGCGGTTGCTATCGCTGAGCAATTTCAGCCCGATATTGTGCTGACGGATATTCGCATGCCGCGCATGGATGGTATTGAGCTGGCTACGCACCTTCGCCGGAAGTATCCTTTGTGTAAAATTGTTTTTATGAGCGGTTACGCGGATAAAGATTACTTAAAAGCAGCGATATCGTTGAAAGCGGTCAGCTATGTGGAGAAGCCGATTGATATCGAGGAGCTGGAAGAAGCGTTGCGAAGCGCAATAGCTATTTGCTTGGAAGAGCAGCGGCACTTGGCGAACGATGCGGTAGCCAGAGATAATAAGAGCTATATCAAGCAAGAAGCAGCTCTCCAGCTCATTCGCGGGGGATTTGACGAAAAATTGCTAGTTAAGCGACTGATGGCCGTTGGATTCGAGGCATCACTTCAGGCTCCTGCCGTTACGATCATGGCCAAGCTAATCACGCCGCAACCATCCAAAGAAATCATCAGTTCCACACTTGAATCAGCAATGACCACCTTCGAAAATCCCTACTTGTATGCGCTGAAAGATGACAATCATGTCATCCTTCATTTATTTTCGAGCGGCATAGAGCCTTTAGGAAGCAGTGGTTTGCATCACGTTTGTTACGAGCTCTCTTCTGCCTTAAAAAAGGAATTTCATTCCTTCTCCATTGCCGCAGGAAAAATAGTGCCAACGGTTAAACGGCTGCAGGAGTCGTACACAAGTGCTGTCCTTCGTCTTCAGGAATCATTTTTTCATAAACCATGTTCCGTCATTCTGCATGACAATTATGGCAGCGAAATGCATTCTGATCATTATCAAGTGCCGGCTGAGTTAGTCAACAGGTTTCAAGAAGCACTTATTGAGGAAAACTTTGAGGACATTTCCCGTATGTTGAGCACGGTCACCACAGACATTCACCAGCATCCTGGAACGCTAATCGTCAGCGTCAAAGAGCTTTATTATCGTTTTGCTTTGGAAATGGACAAATTTGCTCGCAGCCGAAATGTCATCCTGTTCGATGTCTCGGAAGAAAGTAATGTGCCGTGGAAGCTTATTCTGGAATGTCACTTCCTAGATGATATCCATCAGGTGATCACCCAGAAGCTGGATGAACTGAAGCAAGCCTTCAGGGAACGCGGGAACGGAAGCATGTCATCTGCCAGCTCGCGGATCATTCGTTACATTCATCAGCATTTTGCTGAGGATAACTTGTCTGTTCAAGATGTCAGTGATCATATGCAAATGACTGCCTCGCATCTCATCTCAATTTTCAAAGAAGCAACTGGCAAAACCATTAAGCAGTACGTCACCGAATACCGAATGGAAAAGGCGAAGGATTTGCTCCGAAATAATCGTTTGAAAGTGCTTGACGTCGCTTCACAGGTGGGGTTTAAAGACGGGGAGCATTTCGCGAAAATATTCCGCAAATCTACGGGGATGACACCTTCCGAGTACCGGGAGCGATGCCAATTATGA
- a CDS encoding carbohydrate ABC transporter permease, with the protein MSTMSVKKSHIDQRILDVMGYVLISLISLACLIPFILIISGSLTSESSITSDGFRIWPKEFSWDAYAFALKHPQQFVSSYLLTIALTVTGTIVGLFISAMAAYVLQRQDFEWRGGFSFFFYFTTLFNGGLVPWYILMVNYLHMKNTFWSLLLPPLLNVFYIIILRTFLRSIPDAITESAKIDGAGDFTIFIRLILPLAKPGLATIGLFTALNYWNDWFNSLLFVQNEKLYTLQYLLYKMLGNLEGIRKVMAITGMQVTELPGESLKMALAILVTGPIIFLYPFVQRYFVQGLTVGAVKG; encoded by the coding sequence ATGAGTACGATGAGTGTTAAAAAGAGTCATATCGATCAGCGGATACTGGATGTCATGGGCTATGTGTTGATCAGTTTGATCAGTTTGGCTTGTTTAATTCCTTTTATACTTATCATTAGCGGCTCGTTAACGAGCGAATCATCGATTACGAGCGATGGCTTTCGAATATGGCCCAAGGAGTTTTCTTGGGATGCCTATGCTTTTGCACTCAAACATCCACAGCAATTTGTTAGTTCTTACCTGCTGACCATTGCATTAACCGTAACGGGAACGATTGTAGGACTGTTCATCTCAGCGATGGCTGCGTATGTCCTGCAGCGTCAGGATTTTGAGTGGCGAGGCGGATTTTCCTTCTTTTTCTACTTCACAACCCTATTTAATGGCGGACTTGTACCTTGGTACATCTTAATGGTTAACTACTTACACATGAAGAATACCTTCTGGTCGCTGCTCTTGCCGCCGCTTTTAAATGTGTTCTATATTATCATCTTACGAACGTTTTTACGGAGCATACCGGACGCTATTACGGAATCTGCGAAGATTGACGGAGCAGGGGATTTCACGATTTTTATCCGATTAATTCTGCCGCTAGCCAAACCGGGACTGGCCACGATTGGACTGTTCACCGCACTGAATTATTGGAACGATTGGTTTAACTCGCTGCTGTTTGTACAGAATGAGAAACTGTATACCCTGCAATATTTACTTTATAAAATGCTGGGCAATCTCGAGGGCATTCGCAAAGTTATGGCCATTACAGGTATGCAGGTTACGGAGTTGCCTGGTGAAAGTTTGAAAATGGCGCTCGCTATTCTGGTTACAGGACCGATCATATTCTTATATCCGTTCGTACAGCGTTATTTCGTGCAAGGCTTAACCGTTGGAGCTGTAAAAGGGTAA
- a CDS encoding beta-galactosidase, with protein MHGADYNPDQWQHDPHVLEEDIRMMKLAKCNVMAVGIFAWSALEPEEGVFTFDWLDRVLDTFAANGIYAWLATPSGARPSWMAEQYPEVLRVGPNRVRNLFGARHNHCYTSPVYREKVSIMNRLLAERYAQHPAVVGWHISNEYGGECHCDYCQEAFREWLKRKYATLDALNMAWWTSFWSHTYTNWSQIESPAPHGENLVHAMNLDWKRFVTDQTVDFCRHEIEPLKAVNTELPVTTNLMDAYEGLNYWKFANVLDVISWDAYPTWHDASDQSNLAAWFSLNHDMFRSLGGGKPFLLMESTPSLTNWQPVSKLKKPGMHLLSSLQAVAHGSDSVQYFQWRKSRGASEKLHGAVIDHVGHEHTRVFQDVAELGGALEKLTDLIGTRVPAQTAIIFDWENRWAVKDSQGPRNRGIKYEQTVLSHYRAFWEQGVPVDVIDMDCDFSKYKLIVAPMLYLVRPGVGERIEQFVANGGTFVTTYWSGIVDENDLCFQGGFPGPLRKTLGIWSEEIDGLHDHEVNRVLFTEGNALQITGEYEVRELCELIHTEGAQTLAVYGDDFYAGRPALTVNAVGKGKAYYIAARTNQTFQSSFYKQILKEAGIDGALQTDLPAEVTAQIRTDGVNEFIFLMNFSRKTHAITLDEQAYTDMLASDSALSVKIGSSLQLQPYGVRILKRSKR; from the coding sequence ATGCACGGTGCCGATTATAATCCTGATCAGTGGCAACATGATCCGCATGTGTTGGAAGAAGACATTCGCATGATGAAGCTGGCCAAATGTAATGTGATGGCTGTCGGCATTTTTGCTTGGTCAGCGCTTGAGCCGGAGGAAGGTGTGTTCACCTTCGATTGGCTTGACCGAGTGCTTGACACATTCGCAGCGAACGGCATTTATGCGTGGTTGGCTACCCCGAGTGGCGCCAGACCATCGTGGATGGCGGAGCAATACCCGGAAGTGCTGCGGGTAGGTCCTAATCGGGTGCGCAATTTATTCGGTGCGCGTCATAATCATTGCTATACGTCTCCGGTCTATCGGGAGAAAGTCTCGATCATGAACAGGCTGTTGGCTGAGCGCTATGCGCAGCATCCTGCCGTAGTGGGTTGGCATATCTCCAACGAATATGGAGGGGAATGCCACTGTGACTATTGTCAGGAAGCTTTCCGCGAATGGCTGAAGCGTAAATACGCAACGCTGGATGCTCTGAACATGGCGTGGTGGACTTCATTTTGGAGCCATACGTATACAAATTGGTCTCAGATTGAATCTCCAGCACCTCATGGCGAGAATTTGGTCCATGCGATGAATTTGGATTGGAAACGGTTCGTGACGGATCAAACGGTTGATTTCTGCCGTCATGAAATCGAGCCTCTGAAGGCAGTTAATACCGAGCTGCCCGTAACGACGAATCTCATGGACGCTTACGAAGGTCTTAATTATTGGAAGTTCGCCAATGTTCTGGATGTCATCTCTTGGGATGCTTATCCAACTTGGCATGATGCGTCAGATCAGAGCAATCTAGCCGCATGGTTCTCTCTCAATCATGATATGTTTCGCTCGCTTGGGGGCGGTAAGCCTTTCCTGCTAATGGAGAGTACACCGAGCTTAACGAATTGGCAGCCTGTCTCTAAGCTGAAAAAGCCGGGCATGCATCTTCTTTCTTCTTTGCAAGCCGTGGCACATGGATCTGACTCTGTTCAGTATTTCCAGTGGCGCAAAAGCCGAGGAGCCAGCGAGAAGCTGCATGGAGCGGTGATTGATCACGTGGGTCATGAGCATACGCGTGTATTTCAAGATGTAGCTGAGCTTGGCGGTGCTCTGGAGAAGCTGACTGATCTCATCGGGACACGAGTGCCCGCACAAACAGCCATTATTTTCGACTGGGAAAATCGCTGGGCCGTTAAGGATTCGCAAGGTCCTCGTAATAGGGGGATCAAATACGAACAAACGGTGTTAAGTCACTATCGTGCCTTTTGGGAACAAGGTGTTCCTGTCGATGTTATCGATATGGACTGTGATTTCAGCAAATATAAGCTTATTGTAGCGCCAATGCTATATTTGGTACGTCCAGGCGTCGGTGAGCGGATCGAACAGTTTGTCGCGAATGGGGGAACCTTCGTCACTACCTACTGGTCTGGAATCGTGGATGAGAATGACCTTTGCTTCCAAGGTGGCTTCCCGGGACCGCTTCGCAAAACGCTGGGCATCTGGTCTGAGGAGATCGACGGACTGCATGATCATGAAGTGAATCGTGTTCTCTTCACAGAGGGCAATGCGCTTCAAATCACAGGTGAATATGAGGTTCGTGAGCTGTGCGAGCTGATTCATACAGAAGGTGCTCAGACTCTTGCTGTCTATGGTGATGACTTCTACGCAGGTCGACCTGCGCTCACAGTCAATGCGGTCGGTAAAGGCAAAGCCTATTATATCGCTGCTCGTACGAATCAAACTTTCCAGAGCAGTTTCTATAAGCAGATCCTTAAAGAAGCGGGCATCGATGGTGCTCTACAAACAGACCTGCCTGCGGAGGTAACAGCTCAAATTCGTACGGACGGTGTGAATGAGTTCATCTTTCTCATGAATTTTAGCCGTAAAACACACGCCATTACACTAGATGAACAGGCATATACAGACATGCTAGCCTCGGATTCAGCGTTGTCTGTGAAGATCGGTTCGAGCTTGCAGCTCCAGCCTTACGGCGTTCGGATACTGAAGAGGAGTAAACGCTAG
- a CDS encoding ABC transporter permease, whose protein sequence is MRTGLLYRLKSKKTLLFMIAPAVLYFLLFSYVPMAGIVLAFKQYRYDLGIMNSPWVGFDNFKFFFMTGDAFRVTRNTMLYNAAFILINNVLQIVVAILMAEIGSKLFRKTAQTLMFLPYFLSWVVVGAVAYNLFNYEHGTVNTLLRSLQIPELDIYTTPEYWKYILVFFSAWKAVGYGAVFYMASILSIDRETYEAAEIDGANVFQRIRYITIPSLRPTITILVLLAIGGIFRGDFGLFYQLVGNNGLLYQTTDVIDTYVYRSLLVNNEIGMSSAIGFYQSILCFATIMVTNFLVRKSDKENALF, encoded by the coding sequence ATGAGAACAGGACTCCTGTATCGACTCAAGTCGAAGAAAACACTGCTGTTCATGATTGCACCGGCAGTCCTTTACTTCTTGCTTTTCAGCTATGTACCGATGGCCGGTATCGTGCTTGCGTTCAAGCAGTACCGCTATGATTTGGGCATTATGAACTCACCATGGGTGGGATTTGATAACTTCAAATTCTTCTTCATGACGGGTGATGCGTTTAGAGTCACGCGGAACACGATGCTTTACAATGCCGCTTTTATCCTTATTAATAATGTGCTTCAAATTGTGGTGGCGATCCTGATGGCCGAAATCGGCTCGAAACTGTTTCGCAAAACGGCGCAAACCCTTATGTTTCTACCGTATTTCTTATCCTGGGTCGTAGTTGGTGCTGTAGCGTACAATCTATTCAATTACGAGCATGGAACTGTGAATACATTACTTCGCTCCTTACAAATTCCTGAGCTTGATATATATACAACTCCGGAATATTGGAAGTATATTCTCGTCTTTTTCTCAGCGTGGAAAGCAGTTGGTTATGGGGCAGTGTTTTACATGGCATCCATTCTGAGTATTGATCGAGAAACGTATGAAGCTGCTGAAATTGACGGCGCCAATGTGTTTCAAAGGATTCGATATATTACAATTCCGTCCTTGCGTCCAACCATAACCATCCTTGTTCTACTAGCGATTGGCGGTATTTTCAGAGGAGATTTCGGACTATTTTATCAGCTTGTGGGCAACAATGGTCTGCTGTATCAAACGACGGATGTCATTGACACGTATGTGTATCGTTCCCTATTGGTCAACAATGAAATCGGGATGTCATCCGCAATTGGATTCTATCAATCCATCCTTTGTTTTGCGACCATTATGGTAACGAATTTCCTTGTGCGTAAATCGGATAAAGAGAATGCCTTATTTTAA